Within Deinococcus actinosclerus, the genomic segment GCGGCGGCGCTATCCTTCCCGTCCGTCAGGGACTGGTCGCCGGTCGTCTGCACGGGGTTCGGCACGAAGGCGCGCGCCGCGACCGAGGTCAGGCCCGTGGCCGGTTTGCCCGCGCCGCCCTGCGCGCTCAGCATGCCGCCGGCCGGGGTCTGCCCGCACGCGGCAAGCAGCGAAAGACCGAGGAGTCCCGTCAGGGCCGACCGAGGGTTGACTTTCATGGTGCGGGCAGTCTACCCCACCCGCCGGGTGCTCACGAAAACCCCACACCCTCCCCCCGGACGGGTGGGGAGAATGCAGGATTGGCGGCGGGTCATATGGATTCCGTCTGTTTCGTTGGCACCCCGCAGGGTCACCGGGGTGCCAACTCCACGCCCCGAACCCGCTGTGCTCTTTCCCTGCGGGGCAGCTCTGCGAGTCGCATCCACCCGGGTTGAACGGTGCTGGCACACCGTTCAACCGGAGTCCGTGTCAGTCCCAGACGGGCCGGGCGCTCTCCGGGCTGGCGATGCGGGCGGCCTCGCCCACGTCCAGCGCCGCGATGCGGTCCAGGTCCTCGGCGGTCAGCTGAAGGTCCTGGGCGCGCAGGTTCCCGGCGAGGTTCTCGCGTTTTGTGCTGCTGGGAATCACGCTGAAGCCCTGCGCCAGCGCCCACGCGAGCGCCACCTGCGCGGGGTTCGCGCCGTGCGCCCCGGCGATGTCGCGCAGCACCGGGTCGTCCATGACCTTCCCGACCGCCAACGTCATGTACGACGTGAGGTGCAGGCCCTCCCCACGGGCGAACTCCACCAGTTTCCGGTTCTGGAGGTACGGGTGGATCTCCACCTGATTCGTCGCCAGCGGCACGCCGCCCAGGATCTCGCGGGCCCGGCGCAGCCCGGCAATGTTGAAGTTCGACACGCCGATCTCGCGCGTCAGGCCCTGCTCGCGCGCCTCGGCCAGCGCCGACAGGTACTCCTCGGGGTGCACCTCGCCGTTCGGGACCGGCCAGTGGATCAGGGTCAGGTCCACCTGCTCCACGCGCAGTTTCTCCAGGCTGACGCGCAGGCTGTCCAGCAGCGCGTCCCGGCGGTAGTTGGCAGGCTTGATCTTCGTGGTGAGGTACACGTCCGCGCGCGGCACGCCACTCGCGGCGAGCACCTCGCCGATCTCGCCCTCGTTGTCGTAGCCCTGCGCCGTGTCGATGGCGCGGTAGCCCAGCTCCAGCGCGTCCGCGACCACCCGGCGGACCACGTCATCCTTCAGGCGGAACGTTCCCAATCCGAACTTCGGTACGGTCATGGCCGCACTCTGCCACGCCCGCCCGCCGGGAAGAATTCAGCGGATCTTCAGGGACAGCAGCGCCGCGCCCGCCGCGCACAACACCGCCAGCCAGCGCAGCGTCCAGCGGGTCGAGCACGGCCCGGCCTCCAGCCCCTGACCGGCCGCGTTCACCGTGAATTCCAGCATGGTCGTCACGCCTCCCGCTCCGCGCCGCGCAGAGGTTGCCGCGCGTCACGGCGCGGGCCTGTCCGGGCGGGATAGACTGGATTTCATGATCGGAAAGACTTACAAGACGATGCTCGGGGAGCGCGAACTGAGCATCGAGACGGGCAAGCTTGCCAAGCTGGTGAGCGGCTCCGTGACCCTGCGCTACGGCGACACGGTCGTGCTGGTGACCGCGCAGGCCCGTGAAGAGAAGAGCACCCTGGACTTCCTGCCGCTGACGGTGGAGTTCGAGGAGCGTCACTACGCCGTCGGGAAGATTCCCGGCAGCTTCCACCGCCGCGAGGGCCGCCCCGGCGAGAAGGCGATCCTGTCGGCGCGCATCACCGACCGCCAGATCCGCCCGCTGTTCCCCAAGGGTTACCGCCACGAGACGCAGGTCATCATCACGGTTCTCAGCGCCGACCAGCAGAACCTGCCGGACGTGCTGGGTCCCATCGGCGCCTCGGCCGCGCTGAGCATCAGTGACATCCCCTGGAACGGCCCGACCGCGTGCGTGCGCGTGGGCCAGATCGACGGGCAGTTCATCCTGAACCCCACCGCCGACCAGCTCGAGCGCAGCCGCATGGACCTCGTCGTGGCGGGTACCCGCGACGCCGTGATGATGGTCGAGGCCGGCGCGCAGAACGTGGCCGAGGAAGATCTGGTGGCCGCGATCGAGTTCGCGCACGCCGGGATGCAGGGCGTCCTGACGCTGATCGAGCAGATGCGCGCCGAGCTGGGCCAGGAGAAGTTCAACTTCCTGGCCGACGGCGACCTGAGCACGGACCTCGTGCCGGAACTGGCCGAGGCGGCGCGCGCCGCGGGCCTGCGCGACGCGCTGCTGACCGCCAAGAAGAAGGACCGCTCGGCGGCCATCAAGGCGCTGCGTGACCGCCTGATCCAGGCGCGCATCCCTGACGGTGAGGTCGAGGGTGCCGAGGAGCGCCTCGTAGCCCTTAAGAGCGCCTTCGGGAAGGTCGAGAAGCAGGAACTGCGCCGCCTGATCCTCGAAGACGACCTGCGCGCCGACGGCCGCAACAGCCGCACCGTGCGGCCCATCTGGATCGAGACGCGGGCGCTGCCCCGCGCGCACGGCAGCGCGATCTTCACGCGCGGCGAGACGCAGGTGCTCGGCGTGGCGACCCTGGGCACCGAACGCGACGAGATCCTCGTGGACGACCTGACCACCGAGACCGGCGACAAGTTCCTGCTGCACTACAACTTCCCCCCCTACAGCACCGGCGAGGTCAAGCGCATGGGCGGGCAGTCCCGCCGCGAGATCGGGCACGGCAACCTCGCCAAGCGCGCCATCCGCGCCGTGCTGCCCACCTTCGAGGAGTTCCCGTACGTCATCCGCCTCGTGGGCGAGGTGCTGGAATCCAACGGGTCGAGCAGCATGGCGACCGTCTGCTCCGGCACGCTGGCCCTCATGGACGCGGGCGTGCCCATCAAGGCCCCCGTGGCGGGCGTCGCGATGGGTCTGGTCATGGAAGGCGACAAGTACCGCGTCCTGACCGACATCCTGGGCCTGGAAGACGCGCTGGGCGACATGGACTTCAAGGTGTGCGGCACCGCCGACGGCATCACCGCCCTGCAGATGGACATCAAGGTGGGCGGCATCACCCCGCAGGTCATGCGTGAAGCCCTGGCGCAGGCCCGCGAGGGTCGCCTGCACATCCTCGGCAAGATGGCCGAGGTGCTCGCCGCGCCCCGCGCCGAACTGAGCCCCACCGCGCCCCGCATCGTGAGCATCAAGATCAACCCCGAACTGATCGGCAAGGTCATCGGGCCCGGCGGCAAACAGATCCGCGAACTCGAAGCCATGGGCGCCCAGGTCACCGTGGAAGAGGACGGCACCATCCGTATCTTCAGCGCGGACGGCGCCGCCGCCGAGGCCGTCAAGGCCCGCATCGAGGGCATCACCCGCGAGGCGAAGGTCGGCGAGGAATTCGACGGTACCGTCGTCAAAACCGCCCCCTTCGGCGCGTTCGTCAACCTCTTCCCCGGCCAGGACGGCATGCTCCACATCAGCCAGATGAGCGAGGAACGCATCAACGCCGTCGAGGACGTCCTGAACGTCGGCGACAAGCTGCGCGTGAAGATCGCCAACATCGACGACCGCGGCAAGATCGACCTGATCCGCCCCGAACTCGAAGGCAAGATCGCCCCCCGCGAACCCCGCCCCGCCCGCAGCGGCGACCGCGGAGACCGCGGCGGCCGCCCACCCCGCCGCGACTGAGGATCAGGGTCGCAGGTTGAACGTTGACAGTTGAAGGAGGGGGCGTGCGGATCAATCGCACGCCCCTCTCCCCTTGTTACCCGCTGCTAGCGGTTCAGCAGCTGGTACAGGCCCACGGCGGTGCCGACCAGACCGGCGAGCAGGGCGGGCAACAGGGTCGCCAGGGGCGCGCCGAGCAGCAGCAGGGCGCCCAGCAGCGCGAAGGTCAGCAGTTCGCCCGCGATGCCGGGGACGGACACGCGCGGCAGGTCGCGGGTGAGCAGCAGGATGCTGCCGAGCGCCAGGGCGGCAGCCAGCAGGGACATCAGCCAGAACAGGGCCGTCATGCGCGCAGTGTAGAGCGCGGGGGCGGCCCTGTTCCTGTCAGGGGTCAGTTCAGCGGGGGAATCTCATTGATGGGTTCGGTGGTGTCCTGCCCGTCCGGGATGGTCGGGTCGGCGGGGGTCTCGCTCTGATCGCCGGGGTTCTGGTCCGGGATGGCGTTCGGGTCGGGTTCGGTGGGCAGCGGCTCTGGGGGGTTCTGCACCGGGACGTCCGGCGCGGTGTCGGGCGTGACGGGCTCCGGCGCGGGGGTGGGGTCGGGCTGCACCTGCGGTTCGGGTGGCGTGGCGGGAATGGCGTCTACCGGCGTGGGCTCGGGGGTCGCCTCGGGGGTGGGTTCGGGGACCGCGACCTCCTCGGTGGGGACGGGCGCGGGGTCCGGGTCGGGCGCCGGGCTGGGCTGCACGGTCGGGGCGGGCTGGCGGCGGCGGCCGAAGAACCCGCTGTTGCTGCCGCTGCCGTCGCGGGCGACGGGGTCGTTGTCGGCCTCCTCGGTGCGGAAGGCCATGTTCACGTTGCGCACGACGCGGTACGTGACCCCGTCCGGCTGCCGGAAGGCGGCCTCGGGCTGCCCGGCCAGCGCACCCGCCACGGCCTGCTGCCACACGGGCGTGGGGATCTCGCCGCTGTACGCCCAGCCGGGCAGCGCTCCGCCCTCCTGCTTCCCGACCCAGACGGCCCCGGCGACGGTAGGGGTGACGCCCGCGAACCAGAGGTCCTTGATGTCGTTGGTGGTGCCGGTCTTGCCGCCGACCGGCCAGCCGGGAATCAGGGCGCGCGTGGCGAGGCCCCCCTGGGACGCCGTCAGGTCGTTGACGACGCCGCGCAGCATGTCCAGGCCCAGCCACGCGGCGCGGGCGTCCCAGACGCGTTTCGGGGTGGGGGCGGCGCGGGTGTAGATGACCTTGCCGCGCGCGTCCTCGACCTTGCGGACCAGGGTGGGCGCGTAGTACAGGCCGCCGTTGGCGAAGGTCGCGTACGCGGACGCCATCTGCAGCGGGCTGGCTTCCAGCGTGCCGATGGTCAGGGACAGCCCGGCGTTCGCGGGGGGCGTGAGGCCCAGGTCGCGCAGTTTCGCCTCAAAGGTGGGAATGCCCAGTTCCTGCCCGATCCGCACGGTGGGGAGGTTCAGGCTGTGGTCCAGCGAGTAGCGCATCGTGACGTACCGCCCGGTCCAGCGGCGGTTGTAGTTCATGGGCTGGTAGTCACCCTGGATGGGCGCGTCGAGGACGGTGTCGCTCTGCTTCCAGCCCTTCTCGAGCGCCAGGGCGTACAGCAGCGGCTTGACGCTGCTGCCCACTTGGCGTCTGGCCTGGGTGGCGTTGTTCCAGTCGCTGGGTCGGGCGTCCGTGAGTTTCTGCCCGACCAGGGCCAGCACCTCGCCGCTGTCCGGGCGGACCAGCGCGGCGCCCAGGGTGGCGCCGTCGGGCAGGCGGGCGTCGCGGCTGGCCTGCTCGGCGGCCGCCTGCGCCTGGGCGCTCATGCCGGTGTAGATCTTCCCGCCGCCGTACAGGGCCTTGCGGCCGATCAGGGGCAGCAGTTCCTTCTCCACCCCCTGCAGGTAGTAGAAGTTCGGGTATCGCCGGGCGCCCTCGGTCCGCTGGAGGTTCTCGCCCAGCCGGTCGGGGCGTTCCAGGTTCGCGCTGCGCAGCGTGCCGTCCGCGTTCCAGCCCAGCCGCCACCCGGCCGGGTAGATCGGGGTCTTCCAGGCGGCGTCCGCCTCGGCCTGCGTGACCTGTCCGTCCTCGACCATGCGGGTCAGGAGGCTTTTCATCAGGGGGCGGTACGACCTGAATTCCTTGTAGCGGCGGTTGGGTGCGGGGATGATCGTAGCGAGGTACACGCTCTCGGCGAGGTTCAGGGCCGAGGCGTCCTTCCCGAAGTACGCGTGCGCGGCGCCGCCCGCCCCGATGATGTCGCTGCTGCCCCCGTCGCCCCAGTAGATGACGTTCAGGTACGCGTTCAGGATCTGCTTCTTCTCGAAGTTGCGTTCCAGCTGGTAGGCCAGCACCGCCTCCTTGAACTTGCGTTCCGGGGTGCGCGCGCCGTGCAGATCGGCCAGCAGGGTGTTCTTCACGACCTGCTGCGTGATGGAGCTGCCGCCCTCCAGGTCGTTTTTCAGCAGGCCCTTCAGGAGGCCGCGTCCGATGCCGATCACGTCCACGCCGCCGTGCTGGTAGAAACGGCGGTCCTCGCTGGTCACCACGGCCTTCTGAAGCCAGGGGCTGATCTGCCCGGCCTTGAGCAGGTCGCGGTTCACGCTGCCGCCGCTGCTCAGGCTGGGCGTCAGGGTCCCCACCAGCGTCCCGGCGCGGTCGTACACGCGGGTCTGGCCGCTGAACTCCAGGACGTCCAGGTCGGACACGCTGGGCAGGTCGCGGCCCCACGCGAACCACAGGCCGCCCACGCCAGCTGCACCGGCGAGCAGCGCGCCGCCCAGGATGTTCAAGGCTCTCATCGGGGCCACTCTAGCGGGTGAAGCTGAAACGCATCTGGCCTCAGGTCACGCTGGCACATGGAAGGGGGCGGGGCGGCGGGAGCCGTCATGAGAGCAGTCTGTCACGTCTGCCCTGCCGGGCCGTCCCCAGAAAGCATGAGCGCCCCTGGCCCCGGCGGGGGCCGCGTCAGCGGTAGGCGGCGGCGTCGCTCCACTCGCCCAGGGGGGCGCGGGCCTGCACGGTCAGCCCTTCCCGGGCGTCCACGTGGAGCCCCGCAGCGGGCACGAGTACGCCCTGCGCCCCGGTCAGGCGGCAGGGGCCGGGGCAGCCCGTCAGGCGCACGAAGGTGGTGGCGCCCGGACTGGCGGTCTCGATGATCAGCACCCTGTCCTGAAGGCTCACGCGCAGCAGGGAGGCGTCCAGCACGTGCAGGTCGGGTCCGGCCGGTTCGGTCGGCGCGGCTGGGGTGGGCGCGGCGGGGGCAGGCACTGGGGCAGCGGGGCTGACGGCGGCCGGTCCGGCCGGCAGGGTTGCCGTAGGCACGCTGGGCGCGGCGCCGCACCCGACGAGCAGGGCGCAGCCCACCAACAGCAGGACGGTGATATTCGACACACTTCTAGATATCGGAACCTCATGAGGGCGCCCTGACCGCCCATTCATGAGCGGCCATGCCCCCTCACGCGACCCAGGGAACACTTGCCCCCCCACTCAGCGCGTACCATGACCCGTTAGCGCGCCATGACCCAGACTGCCCCCACCTCTGCCACCGACCCCCGCCTCTTCCAGACGATCGTGAAGGGGGTGGGACAGGCCATCGGCGACTACCGCATGATCGAAGGCGGTGACCGCGTGATGGTCTGCCTGTCCGGCGGGAAGGACAGCTACACGCTGCTGGACGTCCTGCTGCACCTCCAGAAGAAGGCGCCCATCGACTTTGAGATCGTCGCCGTGAACCTCGACCAGGGCCAGCCGGGCTTCCCGAAGGACGTCCTGCCCCGCTACCTGACGCAGCTGGGCGTGCGCTTCGACATCCTCACCGAGGACACGTACAGCGTCGTCAAGGACAAAACACCGGAAGGCAAGACCACCTGCGCGCTGTGCAGCCGCCTGCGCCGCGGCATCCTGTACGCCCACGCCCGCAGGATCGGCGCGACGAAGATCGCGCTGGGCCACCACCGCGACGACATCCTGGAAACGCTGTTCATGAACCTGTTCTTCGGCGCGCGCCTGAAGGCCATGCCCCCCAAACTCCAGAGCGACGACGGCACGAACGTCGTCATCCGCCCCCTGGCCTACGTCGCGGAGGCCGACATCATCCGCTACGCGCAGGCGCGCCAGTTCCCGATCATTCCCTGCAACCTCTGCGGCAGCCAGGAAAACCTCCAGCGCAAGGTCGTGGGCGAGATGCTGGAAGGCTGGGAGCGGGAACACCCGGGCCGCCTGACGAACATCGCCCGCGCCCTGACCCGCGTCACCCCCAGCCACCTGATGGACCGCGACCTGTTCGACTTCGCCTCCCTGAGTGTCACGCCCGCCGAGGGCGACCGCGGCTTCGACCCGGACGAGTACCCGCAGCGCGAGTTCCTGAGCGGCGTGCAGGAACTCGACATGCTCGGCTGAGGGCGGTTTCCAGTTCCACCCTGGGGCCAAGGGCATGCCCCGGGGCTCCACTTCCAACTGCTGTTCTTCACAGGTGTGCGCCCTGCTCGATTCAGAGGAATTGTTCAATCCATTCAATCCCTCTGAATTCTGCTGTGAGGCCGCGCGCAACAGGTGGGGCGGGTAGGCTGCCGGGGTGCGTCCCGACCAGCCCGCCCCCCTGCACTTCCTGGCCTTCGATTTCGACGGCACCCTGACGGATTTCGTCGCGGCTGACATTCACGCGCTGGACACGCTGCGGCGCGCGGCGTGCCCGGATGTGCCGCCAGCAGAGTTCGAGGACCGGGCGGTGGACGAGATCATGGCCTTCCACGCGCGGGTGGAGGCCGGACTGGCCGACCCGCTGCGGCAGGACGCCGAGCGGCTGGGGCGGACGCTCGCGGCGTACGGCGTGACGCTGACGGAGGAGCACCTGGGCGTGTACACGCGGGCGCTGGTGGCGGCGACGGTGCCCATGCCGGGCGCGGCGGAGTTGCTGCGTGACCTGCGGGGGGCCGGGGTGCGGCTGGCGCTGCTGTCCAACACGTACGACGGCCCGGCGCAGCGGGCGCGGGTGCAGGCCTGCCTCCCCGACGTGTTCGAGGTGGTCGTCATCTCGGGTGAGGTGGGGGCGCTGAAACCCGATCCCCTGCCCTTCCGGGTGACGCTGAACGCCCTGGGTCTGCCGGCCGGGGCAGGCGCGTACGTGGGGGACAGTCCGGAGCATGACGTGCATGGCGCACTCGCGGCGGGGCTGCCCGCGTGGCACGTCCACGCGCACCCGCGTGTGCGGGAGCGGGCGCTGGCGGGCGGCGCGGCGCTCAGCGTGGCGGGTCTGGCCGACCTGCCCCGGCCCTCATGACCCGTGGGGGATCAGGGCGGTGCCCACGCCCAGCGCGAGGTACACCCCGCCGGACACCTGCTGCTGCCGCCGGGCGAAGGTGCGGCTTCCCTGCCAGCGCCGCCCCAGGCTGCCGGCCAGCAGGGCGTACGCGCCGTCACTCAGGGTGGCGAGGCCCAGGAACACCAGTCCCAGCGTGAGGGTCTGCGCCCACACGGGCCCGTGACCGGGGTGCACGAACTGCGGCAGGAACGCCAGGAAGAACAGCGCCGTCTTGGGGTTCAGGGCGTTCACGACGGCCCCTTGCCGGTAGATCCGCGTCAGGGGCGGCGCGTCCGGCACGGTGACCGTCAGGGCGTCCGGGGTGGGGGCGCGCAGGGTGCGGAGGCCCAGCACGAGCAGGTACGCGGCCCCCGCCCATTTCAGGACGCTGAACAGCAGGGCGCTGGACAGCACGAGCGCGGAGACGCCCAGCGTGGCGGCCAGGACATGCACCAGTCCGCCGGTCTGCACGCCCAGCGCGGAGACCAGTCCGGCGCGCCGTCCCTGGTGGAGGCTACGCGCCACGATGTACAGCACGCTGGGGCCGGGAATGACGATCAGGGCCAGCGCCGCGACGCTGAAGGTGAGCAGGGTGGGCAGGTCAGGCATGCCCGAGCATAGCCGCGCCCTGCCAGAACAAGCGCGGACCGCCCGGTGAGGAGAGGTCCGCGCCAGGTGGGGGTGGGTCAGGGCGTTTCGGTGTAGGCGCCCAGGCGGCGGAAGCGCGCGGCCCGGTCGGTCTTCAGGGTCGCGGCGTCCTGCGCGGCGAGTTCCCGCAGGTGACGGGTCACGGCCTCGCCGACGGCGCGGGCGGCCTCGTCGGCGTTCTGGTGCGCGCCGCCTGCGGGTTCGGGAATGACTTCCTCGACAATGCCGAGCTTCAGGAGGTCCGGGGCGGTCAGGCGCAGCGCCTCGGCGGCCAGGGGGGCCTTGCTGGCGTCCTTCCAGATGATGCTCGCCGCACCTTCCGGGGAGATCACGGAGTACCACGCGTTCTCCTGGATCAGGACGCGGTTGCCCACGCCGATGGCGAGCGCGCCGCCGGAGCCGCCCTCGCCGATGACGACGTTCACGACCGGCACGCGCAGGTTCAACATGCGGCGGATGCTCTCGGCGATGGCCCAGCCCTGGCCGCGTTCCTCGGCTTCCAGGCCGGGGTAGGCGCCCTGGGTGTCCACGAGGGCCACGACGGGCAGCCCGAACTTGTCGGCGAGGTCCATCAGGCGCACGGCCTTGCGGTAGCCCTCGGGGTTGGCGCTGCCGAAGCGGCGTTTGATCTTGCTCTTGGTGTCACGGCCCTTCTGCTGCAGCAGCAGCATGACGGGCACGCCCTGCCAGCGGGCGGGGCCGCCGATCAGGGCGGGGTCGTCGCCGTAGCGGCGGTCGCCGTGCAGTTCGGTGAACTCGGTGCACAGGCGGTCCACGTAGTCCAGCGCGGTGGGGCGGCCCTGCGCGCGGGCCAGTTGCACGCGCTCCCAGCGGGTCGGGGCGGACTTGGGCTGCGCGGCGCGCAGGCGGTCCACCTCGGCGCGCAGGGGGTTCAGGGCGGCGTCGAGGTTCTGCCCGGTCTTCTGCGCGGTCACCTCAAGGTCACGCACGCGGGCCTCGAGTTCCTTCAGGGTGTCGATGGGGGCAGTCACGCGGTCACCTCGCGGCGGGTCAGCAGGCCCAGCAGGGACGCGAGGTACGCGCGCTGCTCGCGGCGGTCCACGACGGCGTCCACCATGCCGTGCTCCAGCAGGAATTCGGCGCGCTGGAAGCCCTCGGGGAGGTTCTGGCGGATGGTCTGCTGGATCACGCGCGGGCCCGCGAAGCCGATCAGCGCGCCGGGCTCGGCGATGATCACGTCCGCGATGGTCGCGAAGCTGGCGGTCACGCCGCCCGTGGTGGGGTCGGTGAGCAGGCTGACGTACGGCAGGCCCCGCTCGGTCAGGCCCTCCAGGGCGACGGTGGTCTTGGCCATCTGCATCAGGGACAGGGCACTTTCCTGCATGCGCGCCCCGCCACTGGCGGTCACGATGATCAGGGGCGTGTCATGCGCGGCGGCGTGCTCGGCGGCGCGGGCGATCTCCTCACCCACGACGCTGCCCATGCTGCCCCCGGAAAAGGCGAAGTCCATGACGGCCAGCGTGACCGGCACGTCCAGGATGGTGCCGGTGCCGGTCAGGATCGCGTCGGGGCGACCCGTCTTCTTCTGGGCGCGGCGCAGGCGCTCGGTGTAGGCCTCGGTGTCCTGGAAGTTCAGGGCGTCGGTGGGCTTCACGCGACCGGACAGCTGCGTGAAGCTGCCCTCGTCGAGCAGCACCTGCACGCGCTGAGCGGCGTCGAGGCGGATGTGGTGCCCGCACTTGGGGCACACGTAGGCGCCCGCTTCGAGGTCGCGGTTGTACACCCCTTCCTTGCAGGCGGGGCACTGGGTCCACAGGTCAGGCACGTCCGTGCCCGGCTGCTGCTGGGGGCGACGGCGGCGGAAAAAACGGTCAAGGGCCATGCGGTGTACTCCTCCGTGGGCATTCTAGGCGGCGCGGCCCCCTGCTTTTGCACCGGGTGCAAGGAGTGTCCAGCCGCGCCGCCCGGCGCTCACACCTCAGCCCAGCTTGCTCTTCAGATAGTCGTCCATCTGCGCGAGCTGCACGTTCAGGTCGCGTTGCAGCGCGTCCACGCGCGCGTGCAGGGCCGCCACCTCGCTGCCGCCGCTGCCCTGGCCCAGCACCCGGAAGCGCTCGTCGAGGTGGGTCTGGAGCTGCGCGAAGCGGCTGCTTTCCTGCTGGTCGAGGCTGGTGCGCAGGGCCTCCATGTCGCGCAGCAGTTTGGCGCTGTCCGCCTGCGCCCGCAAGCCCGAGATCCCCGCCCAGAAGTAGAACAGCAGCGCGAGCAGGGTCGCCACGATCAGCAGGATCAGGCCCATCGGCACGCCGGTGTACGTGGCGAAGCCCAGGCTCAGCGTATGGGGAAACATCAGCGCGTTGGTGTTCAGGACTGCGAACAGACCCAGCAGCACCAGCACGACAATCAACACGACGGTTCTCATCCGCTCAGCGTAGCGGGCGCGCCGGCGGGCTGCCCTTACGGCAACATTGACGTAAGGGTGGGTTCATATGCCGGGGGCACCGCTATCCCCCCGGCAGGCAGGCCGTATGCTGGGAGCGTGTCACTTGTCGTCATGGTCACCCTCCCCCCCGAGCGGGCTCTTGACCTGGCCCGCACCCTCGTCGCCGAGCATCTGGCCGGTTGCGTGAACATCATTCCCGGCCTGCAGAGCGTGTACCGCTGGCAGGGCGAGGTCGCCGAGGATCCCGAGAGCCTGCTGCTGATCAAGACCAGCGGCGAGCAGTACCCCGAACTGGAGGCGCGCATCAAGGCCGTGCACCCCTACGAGGTGCCCGAGATCATCGCCCTGCAGTACGACCGCGCCCTGCCGGAATTCCAGGCGTGGCTGCGTGACG encodes:
- the accD gene encoding acetyl-CoA carboxylase, carboxyltransferase subunit beta; protein product: MALDRFFRRRRPQQQPGTDVPDLWTQCPACKEGVYNRDLEAGAYVCPKCGHHIRLDAAQRVQVLLDEGSFTQLSGRVKPTDALNFQDTEAYTERLRRAQKKTGRPDAILTGTGTILDVPVTLAVMDFAFSGGSMGSVVGEEIARAAEHAAAHDTPLIIVTASGGARMQESALSLMQMAKTTVALEGLTERGLPYVSLLTDPTTGGVTASFATIADVIIAEPGALIGFAGPRVIQQTIRQNLPEGFQRAEFLLEHGMVDAVVDRREQRAYLASLLGLLTRREVTA
- the cutA gene encoding divalent-cation tolerance protein CutA → MSLVVMVTLPPERALDLARTLVAEHLAGCVNIIPGLQSVYRWQGEVAEDPESLLLIKTSGEQYPELEARIKAVHPYEVPEIIALQYDRALPEFQAWLRDALTSPQR